Proteins encoded within one genomic window of Nitrospina gracilis 3/211:
- a CDS encoding DUF5069 domain-containing protein, translating to MNLTAKYPRSPRQRLAGLVHVPRMIDKARACKKNTLGEYIYPCPLDKMILEFLNVDSDTFMDKAASFPEATMEEWVEYLVQDKSRRDFEKINEAILNASPENDEAREKFKNILYSIARNRDDITSWAELIDLEEGRM from the coding sequence ATGAATTTAACCGCGAAGTATCCAAGAAGTCCAAGGCAACGGCTTGCAGGGCTCGTCCATGTCCCGCGCATGATCGACAAAGCCCGCGCTTGCAAAAAAAATACGCTGGGGGAGTACATCTACCCCTGCCCTCTCGATAAAATGATTCTGGAGTTCCTGAATGTGGATTCCGATACCTTCATGGACAAAGCCGCGTCGTTTCCCGAAGCCACGATGGAGGAGTGGGTCGAGTATCTCGTGCAGGACAAGTCTCGCCGGGATTTCGAGAAAATCAACGAAGCCATCCTGAACGCATCGCCGGAAAACGACGAGGCGCGCGAAAAATTCAAAAACATTCTGTATTCAATCGCCCGCAACCGCGACGACATCACGAGCTGGGCGGAGTTGATCGACCTCGAAGAAGGCCGGATGTGA
- a CDS encoding glucokinase, which translates to LGGGIAPRILPRLKSGPFLAAFCDKEKFESWMGAVPVKVITNDRCALRGAANYIIQAGRFLRG; encoded by the coding sequence TCTCGGCGGCGGCATCGCCCCTCGAATCCTGCCCCGGTTGAAGTCCGGGCCGTTTCTGGCAGCGTTTTGCGACAAAGAAAAATTTGAATCCTGGATGGGTGCTGTCCCGGTGAAGGTGATCACCAACGACCGATGTGCCTTGCGGGGTGCGGCCAATTACATCATCCAGGCCGGCCGGTTTCTGCGCGGCTGA
- a CDS encoding penicillin-binding protein activator, with translation QSTWNYHAQLKIAECLFHMERYEEAEKRFRATIKVNPDVTHKWEAYSYLARLDDLRMNYDDALNKFKKIIEKGSDEQLLEHARQSIEIIVEDKLTKQQLLNLNRVLGAEYPGDLILKRLIQIYRNERDIGNYQVALENFIVRFPDHGFSEEARLALQGLRDQEENGIRIGVVLPLSGQRALVGQQVLQGIQLAYSQFSAANKQQIKLEVRDSGLGRDATAVVEELARDPNVVGIVGPILSWEIQSIIPILEKYRMPVFSPTASTSGLADLSPFVFRNALTKELQARFLARYAVNHLNLYRLAVLYPTEYYGEILREDFEREVRALGGEIVTSISYDRKQNDFREQILNLGGVPDDRLKWMVNRFLRRGAKPPHLNDKGNISRPIIDGGLFSGSGSEGLKVALEVNYDAIFIPGFYDKVGLMIPQFAFYNIENVLFLGANGWNSPELIEMARHYLNSVLFVDGFFPEGKDPGTKKFVEDFEKRFGSKPTVLSAQAYDAANILFQAVLQGGFNRLEILKHLSGIENYHGVSGVTTMLPSGDTDRSLVKLSVREGRIVPVNGPNPPLD, from the coding sequence CAGTCCACCTGGAACTACCACGCACAATTGAAGATTGCTGAGTGCCTGTTCCACATGGAGCGCTACGAAGAGGCGGAAAAGCGGTTCCGCGCCACCATTAAGGTCAACCCGGACGTCACCCACAAATGGGAAGCTTATTCCTATCTTGCCCGGCTCGACGATCTGCGGATGAACTACGACGATGCCCTAAATAAATTCAAAAAAATAATTGAAAAGGGAAGCGATGAGCAATTGCTGGAACACGCCCGGCAATCAATAGAAATCATAGTTGAAGATAAGCTGACCAAGCAGCAATTGCTCAATCTGAACCGCGTGCTGGGAGCGGAATACCCGGGTGACCTGATTCTAAAACGGCTCATCCAGATTTACCGGAACGAGCGGGATATCGGCAATTACCAGGTTGCGTTGGAAAATTTCATCGTGCGGTTCCCGGATCATGGATTCAGTGAAGAGGCGAGATTGGCCTTGCAGGGGCTTCGGGACCAGGAGGAAAACGGAATTCGCATCGGCGTGGTATTGCCCTTGTCCGGTCAACGCGCCCTTGTTGGGCAGCAGGTTTTGCAGGGCATTCAATTGGCCTACAGCCAGTTCAGTGCCGCGAATAAACAGCAGATTAAATTGGAAGTAAGGGATTCCGGTCTGGGGCGTGATGCAACGGCAGTGGTGGAAGAACTGGCTCGCGATCCCAATGTTGTCGGCATTGTCGGGCCGATCCTGAGCTGGGAAATTCAGAGTATCATCCCGATTCTGGAAAAATACAGGATGCCGGTATTTTCCCCGACGGCCTCGACAAGCGGCCTTGCTGATTTGAGCCCGTTCGTCTTCCGGAATGCGCTCACCAAAGAGCTTCAGGCACGGTTTCTCGCCCGGTATGCGGTGAACCACCTGAATCTGTATCGCCTCGCGGTTCTGTATCCCACGGAATATTATGGTGAGATCCTGCGGGAAGATTTTGAGCGGGAAGTGCGGGCCCTCGGCGGTGAAATTGTCACCTCCATTTCGTATGACCGCAAACAGAACGACTTTCGTGAGCAGATCCTTAATCTGGGCGGGGTCCCCGATGATCGCTTGAAATGGATGGTTAACCGATTTTTGCGCCGTGGAGCCAAACCTCCACACCTCAATGACAAGGGAAACATTTCCCGGCCCATCATTGATGGTGGTCTTTTTTCTGGGAGCGGTTCCGAGGGGTTGAAGGTTGCACTGGAAGTCAATTACGATGCCATTTTCATTCCCGGGTTTTACGACAAGGTGGGGTTGATGATCCCCCAGTTTGCGTTTTACAACATCGAAAATGTTTTGTTTCTTGGGGCCAACGGGTGGAACTCGCCGGAACTGATAGAGATGGCAAGGCATTACCTGAACTCGGTATTGTTTGTGGATGGCTTTTTCCCTGAAGGAAAGGACCCGGGGACCAAAAAGTTTGTCGAAGATTTTGAAAAGCGGTTTGGCTCCAAGCCGACTGTACTCTCCGCCCAGGCGTACGACGCGGCAAATATTTTATTTCAGGCTGTTTTGCAAGGGGGATTCAACCGGCTTGAAATTCTGAAGCATCTGTCCGGAATTGAAAACTATCATGGTGTGTCCGGGGTCACCACCATGCTTCCCTCCGGCGACACGGACCGGAGTCTTGTAAAACTGAGTGTGCGGGAAGGCAGGATCGTTCCCGTGAACGGGCCCAACCCGCCTTTGGATTAA
- a CDS encoding glucokinase, translating to MILAGDIGGTHFRLALFRGEAGVLEIVHESRYKSREFADFTAGLERFLSESKPEPLTHASFGIAGPVREGRCQFTNLPWVVDIRDLKKTLQLDKVALINDFAAQAASIPYLDEQDVAVLQVGKPDPTGNVGILGAGTGLGQAVLAPVEDGDRFAIIESEGGHVDFPAQTPLEAELVQFLNKQYHRVCVEHVLSGSGLESLYAFFLARHPEPPPDWLEAELQHGDPPEVISRVGMEQGFLPCEQALDQFVSSFG from the coding sequence ATGATCCTGGCCGGTGATATCGGCGGCACCCACTTCCGCCTGGCCCTGTTTCGGGGCGAAGCGGGGGTGCTGGAGATCGTTCACGAATCCCGCTACAAGAGCCGGGAGTTTGCTGATTTCACGGCCGGGTTGGAGCGGTTCCTTTCTGAATCCAAACCCGAGCCCCTGACTCACGCCAGTTTCGGAATCGCCGGTCCTGTACGAGAAGGGCGCTGTCAGTTCACCAACCTGCCGTGGGTGGTGGACATCCGCGACCTCAAAAAGACACTGCAACTGGACAAGGTGGCGCTCATCAACGATTTTGCCGCCCAGGCGGCGTCCATTCCCTACCTTGACGAGCAGGATGTGGCTGTATTGCAGGTGGGTAAGCCCGACCCCACCGGCAACGTCGGCATTCTGGGCGCGGGTACGGGACTGGGGCAGGCGGTGCTGGCCCCGGTGGAAGACGGTGACCGTTTCGCGATTATTGAATCCGAGGGCGGACACGTGGATTTTCCCGCCCAGACTCCCCTTGAAGCAGAGCTTGTCCAATTCCTCAATAAACAGTATCATCGGGTCTGCGTCGAGCATGTGTTGTCCGGGTCGGGACTGGAATCCCTGTATGCGTTTTTCCTGGCCCGCCACCCGGAACCGCCACCTGACTGGTTGGAGGCGGAGCTGCAACACGGCGACCCGCCGGAAGTCATTTCCCGCGTGGGAATGGAACAGGGGTTCCTTCCCTGTGAGCAGGCGCTGGACCAGTTTGTGAGCAGTTTCGGT
- a CDS encoding tetratricopeptide repeat protein — protein sequence MFLAVFFLCLVLSPGSGLTQEKSGLDPGSSLFYQGETLFHKGDFLGAKAVFEDFLDLYPNESRRSKAFFRLGQIEIKNRFYSSGLKYFE from the coding sequence TTGTTTCTCGCGGTCTTTTTTTTGTGCCTGGTTTTGTCCCCCGGTTCCGGGCTGACGCAGGAGAAGTCCGGTCTTGATCCGGGAAGTTCGCTTTTTTACCAGGGCGAGACACTGTTTCATAAGGGCGATTTTCTGGGTGCCAAGGCGGTGTTTGAAGATTTTCTGGATTTGTACCCCAACGAGTCGCGTCGCTCGAAAGCTTTCTTTCGACTTGGGCAAATAGAAATCAAGAACAGATTTTACTCTTCCGGCCTAAAGTATTTTGAA
- a CDS encoding argininosuccinate synthase: MTDKLNKIVLAYSGGLDTSVIIQWLKEKYHCEIIAYCADIGQGAELEPVREKALATGASKVFVEDLKEEFAQDFLFPMLRANAFYENHYLLGTSIARPLIAKEQIRIANQEGAEGVSHGATGKGNDQVRFELTYMILKPDVVIIAPWREWDLDSRSSLIDYATKHNIPVPVTKKKPYSMDRNLFHISYEGGVLEDPWYEPDADMFLMTKSPEAAPDKPTYIEITYQQGNPIAINGEAMSPANLIATLNEYGGENGIGRIDIVENRFVGMKSRGVYETPGGTILHAAHRALETLVMDREIMFLRDSLIPTYARIIYNGLWYSPERELLQKTIDDTQIHVNGTVRLKLYKGNCIPAGVKAEKSLYSKDMASFEKDDIYRQADAEGFIRLNALRLKLYSQTFGNM, from the coding sequence ATGACCGACAAACTGAACAAAATCGTGCTGGCTTATTCCGGAGGACTGGACACCTCCGTTATCATTCAATGGCTCAAAGAGAAATACCACTGCGAGATCATCGCTTACTGCGCCGACATCGGCCAGGGAGCGGAGTTGGAACCGGTGCGGGAAAAAGCTCTTGCTACCGGGGCGAGCAAGGTATTCGTTGAGGACCTGAAAGAAGAGTTTGCGCAGGATTTCCTGTTTCCCATGCTCCGCGCCAACGCTTTTTATGAAAACCATTATCTGCTGGGGACGTCGATCGCGCGTCCCCTGATCGCCAAGGAACAGATCCGCATCGCCAACCAGGAGGGTGCCGAGGGCGTGTCCCACGGCGCGACCGGTAAGGGAAACGACCAGGTTCGCTTCGAACTCACCTATATGATTCTGAAGCCGGATGTGGTCATCATCGCGCCGTGGCGGGAATGGGACCTGGACTCGCGGAGCAGCCTCATCGACTACGCCACAAAGCACAATATTCCGGTGCCCGTTACCAAGAAAAAACCGTACAGCATGGACCGCAACCTATTCCACATCAGCTACGAAGGCGGGGTTCTGGAGGACCCGTGGTACGAGCCGGACGCCGATATGTTCCTGATGACAAAGTCGCCGGAAGCCGCTCCGGACAAGCCGACGTACATCGAGATCACCTACCAGCAGGGCAATCCCATCGCCATCAACGGTGAAGCCATGAGCCCTGCCAACCTGATCGCCACGCTCAATGAGTATGGTGGGGAAAACGGAATCGGCCGCATCGATATCGTGGAAAACCGCTTTGTAGGCATGAAATCGCGCGGCGTGTATGAGACTCCCGGCGGCACCATCCTGCACGCGGCGCACCGGGCACTGGAGACCCTGGTGATGGACCGCGAGATCATGTTCCTGCGGGATTCGCTCATCCCCACCTACGCGCGAATCATTTACAACGGACTCTGGTATTCTCCGGAACGCGAGTTGCTGCAGAAGACCATTGACGACACCCAAATCCACGTCAACGGCACGGTACGCCTCAAACTGTACAAGGGGAACTGCATCCCGGCGGGGGTGAAAGCCGAAAAATCCCTTTACTCCAAAGACATGGCCTCCTTCGAGAAGGACGACATCTACCGTCAGGCCGATGCCGAGGGTTTCATCCGCCTCAACGCCCTGCGTCTCAAACTGTACTCACAAACCTTTGGCAATATGTAA
- a CDS encoding sigma-54-dependent transcriptional regulator: MSKILIVENEKSMRDLLTIVLEKDGHEVETARNGEVAVDMIQDHQYDVVLTDINMPRANGIDVLDAVNHVLPGTPVIMMTAYASAETAVETMKKGAYDYLSKPFKIEELQLIIKNAAEKKRLADENTYLKSALKDKYQFANIIGKSEGMRQVFDYINKVANSNATVLIGGESGTGKELVAKALHFNSNRKNYPFISINCGAMPENLLESELFGHEKGAFTSADSTKIGLMEAANKGTFFLDEISEAPLSIQVKLLRVLQEKEFTRVGGTKPIKVDLRIIAASNRDLAQAVKDKEFREDLYYRLKVIHIQIPPLRQRKEDISLLVHHFITKYCEEYQGEKKLKSISPEAIKVLENYDWPGNVRELENVLERAVVLESQDTIQVDSLPEELMGAKTSVADNMVPSLTDEPIDLESTLDRIEKKMLLGALDKSDGMINKAAQLLNLSFRSMRYRVKKHNLKGKMDKDDG; the protein is encoded by the coding sequence ATGAGCAAAATACTGATTGTCGAAAACGAAAAAAGCATGCGCGATCTGCTGACCATCGTCTTGGAAAAGGACGGTCATGAAGTGGAGACCGCGCGTAATGGGGAAGTGGCCGTGGACATGATCCAGGACCACCAGTACGATGTGGTGCTGACCGACATCAATATGCCCCGCGCCAACGGAATCGATGTGCTCGATGCCGTCAACCACGTCTTGCCCGGCACGCCGGTGATCATGATGACCGCCTACGCTTCTGCTGAGACGGCGGTTGAGACCATGAAGAAGGGTGCGTATGACTACCTGTCGAAACCGTTCAAGATTGAAGAGCTGCAGCTCATCATCAAGAATGCCGCAGAGAAAAAACGGCTGGCCGACGAAAACACCTACCTGAAAAGCGCCCTCAAGGACAAGTACCAGTTCGCCAACATCATCGGTAAAAGCGAAGGCATGCGGCAGGTGTTCGATTACATCAACAAGGTTGCCAACAGCAACGCCACGGTGCTGATCGGAGGTGAAAGCGGAACCGGTAAGGAACTGGTCGCCAAGGCACTTCATTTCAACAGCAATCGTAAAAACTATCCTTTTATTTCCATCAACTGCGGGGCGATGCCGGAGAACCTGCTGGAAAGCGAATTGTTCGGACACGAGAAAGGAGCTTTCACCAGCGCCGACTCCACCAAGATTGGCCTGATGGAGGCTGCGAATAAAGGCACCTTTTTCCTCGATGAAATTTCGGAGGCGCCTTTGTCCATTCAGGTCAAGCTTCTACGGGTGCTGCAAGAGAAAGAATTCACCAGGGTCGGCGGCACCAAGCCCATCAAAGTGGACCTGCGTATCATCGCCGCATCCAACCGGGATCTTGCGCAGGCGGTGAAGGACAAGGAGTTCCGGGAAGACCTGTATTACCGCCTGAAAGTGATCCATATCCAGATTCCCCCTCTGCGCCAGCGGAAGGAGGACATCTCGCTGCTGGTGCATCATTTCATTACCAAGTATTGCGAGGAATACCAGGGGGAGAAAAAACTGAAATCGATTTCACCGGAAGCGATCAAGGTACTTGAAAATTACGACTGGCCGGGCAATGTCCGCGAGCTGGAAAACGTCCTGGAGCGGGCGGTGGTGCTGGAGTCGCAAGATACCATCCAGGTCGACAGCCTTCCGGAGGAACTGATGGGTGCAAAAACTTCGGTGGCCGACAACATGGTACCATCGCTGACGGACGAGCCGATCGATCTTGAAAGCACCCTCGACAGGATAGAAAAGAAAATGCTGTTGGGAGCGCTGGATAAATCCGACGGCATGATCAACAAGGCGGCGCAACTTTTGAACCTCAGTTTCCGTTCAATGCGTTACCGCGTCAAGAAACACAACCTGAAGGGTAAAATGGACAAAGATGATGGGTGA
- a CDS encoding penicillin-binding protein 1A codes for MLLLSFLGLTLFGLLIGFAAAGFIYFKYSQGLPDVRQLKDYQPSTISRVYSDNDELIAEFYIEKRILAPLKDIPTHLKQATLAVEDSNFYYHFGIDPKAIIRAMIKNFQAGHVVEGGSTITQQLSKTLFLSFERSLERKIREAILAIRMELVFTKDEILEMYLNQIYYGHGSYGVEAAARTYFGKPVKELTIAECALIAGLPKAPNHYSPYKNLEKSVNRRNHAIRRMAHNGFITEQEKEQALAEEVKLGQVADPVNKAPYFVEYIRQFIQEKYGTNKLYRDGLKIYTTLNYRSQVAAQKAVRDGLREADKRFGFRGPIQRVADLTHRESVDALLTKLNEEADLVDEEKGLFFEGNIIHGVVTRVRQDHANVYLGGAQGIIELEDMDWAREPNTRLDIRWSRIKNARHALSIGDVILAKLGQKQSASEWNLSLEQEPEVQAGLISLDPTNGHIKAMVGGYDFKKSQFNRATQAVRQPGSAFKPIIFAAAIEDGYTPASIVIDSPIIFKEKEDTFDKWKPVNFSEKFYGPTSLRTALTHSRNVVTIKLLQHTGVPKAVEVARRLGIDSSMANNLSIALGSSGVTLYELVKAYAVFANQGRRIEPVPIRFINNRQGDAIYYAETQTQQVISSGLAAIVTDLMKSVVDNGTGKKVRVLNRPIAGKTGTTNNYIDAWFMGYSPELVTGVWVGKDRDEPMGVNETGSRAAIPIWLQFMQEALAGKPVKSFPVSDEVVYMKVNPETGNAASFDDPKARLEMFLRDNLPMKAGEMEAILGNDNF; via the coding sequence ATGCTCCTGCTCTCGTTTCTTGGTCTCACGTTGTTCGGTCTCCTGATCGGGTTTGCCGCCGCCGGGTTCATTTACTTTAAATATTCCCAGGGGCTGCCGGACGTACGCCAACTCAAGGATTACCAACCCAGCACCATCTCCCGCGTTTACTCCGACAATGATGAATTGATCGCGGAGTTTTATATTGAAAAACGAATCCTCGCGCCGTTGAAGGACATCCCGACCCACCTCAAACAGGCCACGTTGGCGGTCGAGGACTCAAACTTCTACTACCATTTCGGCATCGACCCAAAAGCCATCATCCGCGCGATGATCAAAAACTTTCAGGCCGGGCACGTGGTGGAAGGCGGCAGCACCATCACCCAGCAGCTATCCAAAACGCTGTTTTTATCTTTCGAACGCAGCCTGGAACGAAAAATCCGGGAAGCCATTCTGGCCATCCGCATGGAACTGGTGTTCACCAAGGATGAAATCCTTGAGATGTACCTCAACCAGATTTATTACGGCCATGGAAGTTATGGCGTGGAGGCGGCCGCGCGGACTTATTTCGGCAAGCCGGTTAAGGAACTCACCATCGCCGAGTGCGCCCTGATCGCGGGCCTGCCCAAAGCACCCAACCATTACTCACCCTATAAAAACCTGGAAAAATCGGTCAACCGCAGAAACCACGCCATCCGACGTATGGCGCACAACGGTTTCATTACCGAACAGGAAAAGGAACAGGCGCTGGCGGAAGAGGTGAAGCTTGGGCAGGTCGCGGACCCGGTCAACAAGGCCCCCTATTTTGTTGAATACATCCGACAGTTCATTCAGGAAAAATACGGTACCAACAAACTGTACCGAGACGGCCTGAAAATCTATACCACCCTCAATTACCGCAGCCAGGTCGCCGCGCAAAAAGCGGTGCGTGACGGGCTGCGCGAAGCGGACAAGCGGTTCGGTTTTCGGGGCCCGATCCAGCGTGTGGCCGACCTCACCCACCGTGAATCGGTAGACGCCCTTCTCACCAAACTGAATGAAGAAGCTGATCTGGTTGACGAAGAAAAAGGTTTATTCTTTGAAGGCAACATCATTCACGGGGTGGTCACGCGGGTGCGCCAGGATCATGCCAACGTGTACCTGGGCGGGGCACAAGGCATCATCGAACTTGAGGACATGGACTGGGCGCGTGAACCCAACACGCGGCTCGATATCCGCTGGTCCCGGATTAAGAACGCACGTCATGCACTTTCCATTGGCGACGTTATCCTGGCGAAACTGGGCCAGAAACAAAGCGCGAGCGAATGGAACCTCAGCCTTGAACAGGAACCGGAAGTGCAGGCCGGTCTCATCAGCCTGGACCCCACCAACGGCCACATCAAGGCAATGGTCGGCGGTTACGACTTCAAAAAAAGCCAGTTCAACCGCGCCACGCAGGCGGTGCGCCAGCCAGGGTCCGCATTCAAACCCATCATTTTCGCGGCGGCCATAGAGGACGGTTACACGCCCGCCAGCATTGTCATCGATTCACCCATTATCTTTAAAGAAAAAGAAGATACTTTTGACAAATGGAAACCGGTTAATTTTTCCGAAAAGTTTTACGGGCCGACTTCGCTTCGCACCGCGCTCACGCATTCGCGCAACGTGGTGACCATCAAACTTTTGCAGCACACCGGGGTGCCAAAAGCCGTTGAAGTGGCCCGGCGCCTGGGCATAGACAGTTCCATGGCCAACAATTTGTCCATCGCTCTGGGCTCTTCGGGCGTCACCCTCTATGAACTGGTCAAGGCTTACGCTGTTTTCGCCAATCAGGGCCGGCGAATCGAGCCGGTTCCAATCCGCTTCATCAACAATCGACAGGGCGACGCCATTTATTACGCAGAGACACAGACCCAGCAGGTGATCTCGTCGGGCCTCGCGGCCATTGTCACCGACCTGATGAAAAGCGTTGTGGACAACGGTACCGGGAAGAAAGTGAGGGTTCTAAACCGACCCATTGCGGGCAAGACCGGCACCACCAACAACTATATCGATGCCTGGTTCATGGGCTATTCCCCGGAGTTGGTAACGGGCGTCTGGGTGGGTAAGGACCGCGACGAACCGATGGGGGTCAACGAAACCGGATCACGCGCGGCTATCCCCATCTGGTTGCAGTTCATGCAGGAAGCGCTGGCGGGCAAGCCGGTGAAAAGCTTCCCGGTGAGTGACGAGGTGGTTTACATGAAGGTCAACCCGGAAACGGGAAACGCTGCCAGTTTCGACGATCCAAAAGCCCGGCTTGAAATGTTTTTGCGGGACAATTTGCCGATGAAGGCGGGAGAGATGGAAGCAATCCTGGGCAACGACAACTTTTAA